The following are encoded together in the Eulemur rufifrons isolate Redbay chromosome 28, OSU_ERuf_1, whole genome shotgun sequence genome:
- the ITPRIP gene encoding inositol 1,4,5-trisphosphate receptor-interacting protein — protein sequence MAMGLFRVCLVVVTAIINHPLLFPRENATVPENEEEIIRKMQAHQEKLQLEQLRLEEEVARLAAEKEALERVAEEGKQQNETRTAWDLWSTLCMILFLMIEVWRQDHQDGPSPECLGSDEDELPALGGTPLRGLTLPDKASLSHFYERCIRGGTADAARTREFVEGFVDDLLEALRSLCNRDTDMEVEDFIGVDSMYENWQADRPLVCHLFVPFTPPEPYRFHPELWCSSRSVPLDRQGYGQIKVVRADRDALGCICGKTKLGEDMLCLLHGKNSLVQPSGEMEDLLCARDSPYLDTMQVMKWFQTALTRAWHRIARKYEFDLAFGQLDSPGSLKIKFRSGKFMPFNLIPVIQCDDSDLYFVSHLPREPSWGTSASSTDWLLSFAVYERHFLRTILKALPEGACHLSCLQIASFLLSKQSRLTGPSGLSTYHVKTALLHLLLLRKATDWKAGQLNARLHELLCFLEKSLLEKKLHHFFIGNRKVPEAMGLPEAVRRAEPLNLFRPFVLQRNLYRKTVDSFYEMLKNAPALISEYSLHIPADHASLSQKAVL from the coding sequence ATGGCCATGGGGCTCTTCCGGGTGTGCCTGGTGGTGGTGACCGCCATCATCAACCACCCGCTGCTGTTCCCGCGGGAGAACGCCACGGTCCCCGAGAACGAGGAGGAGATCATCCGCAAGATGCAGGCGCACCAGGAGAAGCTGCAGCTGGAGCAGCTGCGCCTGGAGGAGGAGGTAGCGCGGCTGGCGGCCGAGAAGGAGGCCCTGGAGCGGGTGGCGGAGGAGGGCAAGCAGCAGAATGAGACCCGCACGGCCTGGGACCTCTGGAGCACGCTCTGCATGATCCTCTTCCTGATGATCGAGGTGTGGCGGCAGGACCACCAGGACGGGCCCTCGCCCGAGTGCCTGGGCAGTGATGAGGATGAGCTGCCTGCGCTGGGGGGCACCCCCCTGAGAGGCCTCACCCTGCCCGACAAGGCCTCCCTCAGCCACTTCTATGAGCGCTGCATCCGAGGGGGCACAGCAGACGCTGCCCGCACCCGGGAATTCGTGGAAGGCTTCGTGGACGACTTGCTGGAAGCCCTGAGGAGCCTCTGCAATCGGGACACAGACATGGAGGTGGAGGACTTCATTGGCGTGGATAGCATGTATGAGAACTGGCAGGCGGACAGGCCGTTGGTGTGTCACCTCTTTGTGCCCTTCACGCCCCCAGAGCCCTACCGCTTCCACCCCGAGCTCTGGTGCTCCAGCCGCTCTGTGCCTCTGGATCGCCAGGGCTACGGCCAGATTAAGGTGGTCCGGGCCGACAGGGATGCCCTGGGCTGTATCTGCGGCAAGACCAAGCTGGGGGAAGACATGCTCTGCCTCCTCCACGGCAAGAACAGCCTGGTGCAGCCCAGTGGCGAGATGGAAGACCTGCTGTGTGCTAGAGATTCCCCGTACCTGGACACGATGCAGGTCATGAAGTGGTTCCAGACGGCCCTCACCAGAGCCTGGCACCGCATTGCCCGCAAGTACGAGTTCGACCTGGCCTTTGGCCAGCTGGACAGCCCAGGGTCCCTCAAGATCAAGTTCCGTTCAGGGAAGTTCATGCCCTTCAACCTGATTCCTGTGATCCAGTGTGACGACTCAGACCTGTACTTTGTCTCCCACCTTCCCAGGGAGCCCTCCTGGGGGACCTCGGCCTCCAGCACCGACTGGCTTCTGTCCTTTGCAGTCTATGAGCGGCACTTCCTCCGAACAATCTTAAAGGCGCTGCCCGAGGGTGCCTGCCACCTCAGCTGCTTGCAGATCGCCTCTTTCCTGCTCTCCAAGCAGAGCCGCCTGACCGGCCCCAGCGGGCTCAGCACCTACCATGTAAAGACGGCCCTGCTGCACCTCCTGCTCCTCCGGAAGGCCACCGACTGGAAGGCCGGGCAGCTCAATGCTCGTCTGCACGAGCTGCTCTGCTTCCTGGAGAAGAGCCTGCTCGAGAAGAAGCTCCATCACTTCTTCATCGGCAACCGCAAGGTGCCCGAGGCCATGGGACTCCCTGAGGCCGTGCGCAGGGCTGAGCCTCTCAACCTCTTCCGGCCCTTCGTCCTGCAACGAAATCTCTACCGTAAGACAGTGGACTCCTTCTATGAGATGCTCAAGAATGCCCCAGCACTCATCAGCGAGTATTCCCTTCATATCCCTGCAGACCATGCCAGCCTGTCCCAAAAAGCTGTCTTGTAG